From the Streptomyces pluripotens genome, one window contains:
- the mscL gene encoding large conductance mechanosensitive channel protein MscL gives MSTKKEPNVWQGFKAFLMRGNVVDLAIAVVIGAAFTNIVSSLVKGVINPLVGAIGTQNLDHYSFCLKGPCAVGADGTVKSGVAILWGSVLGSTLTFVFTAAVVYFLMVLPMSKYLARQAARKADQEDTKEVIEVTEVTELEVLKEIRDTLVTQRGPEYAER, from the coding sequence GTGAGCACGAAGAAGGAACCGAACGTCTGGCAGGGCTTCAAGGCCTTCCTGATGCGTGGCAACGTCGTCGATCTGGCAATCGCGGTGGTGATCGGCGCGGCCTTCACCAACATCGTCAGCTCGCTGGTCAAGGGAGTCATCAACCCGCTGGTCGGGGCGATCGGCACACAGAACCTGGACCACTACAGCTTCTGCCTGAAGGGCCCGTGCGCGGTGGGCGCGGACGGCACGGTCAAGAGCGGTGTGGCGATCCTGTGGGGCTCCGTCCTCGGTTCGACCCTCACTTTCGTCTTCACCGCGGCGGTGGTGTACTTCCTGATGGTCCTGCCGATGTCGAAGTACCTGGCCCGGCAGGCGGCCCGCAAGGCGGACCAGGAGGACACGAAGGAGGTCATCGAGGTGACCGAGGTGACCGAGCTGGAGGTACTCAAGGAGATCCGCGACACACTGGTCACACAGCGTGGACCGGAGTATGCCGAGCGCTGA